In Onychostoma macrolepis isolate SWU-2019 chromosome 06, ASM1243209v1, whole genome shotgun sequence, one DNA window encodes the following:
- the il23r gene encoding LOW QUALITY PROTEIN: interleukin-23 receptor (The sequence of the model RefSeq protein was modified relative to this genomic sequence to represent the inferred CDS: inserted 3 bases in 2 codons; substituted 1 base at 1 genomic stop codon), translating to MDFFIRVWQVVFLLLFSVKFCDCYRVSCVGKLIVDSDVIHLGSNLTVGCQSNTEHCGRHFAIVFNGETIFETINCSVIRTQIVINEPSFWLLCKVKEGDTWHTVCGQDFKAGYPPGKPKFSCVAYQNSEYVNCSLAVTTETYLFTNFIVTFYNSTSQFLQYAMNKDGHVSIPRSLFVENMTYKVHVRGHNALGESHSTFNFSIWDIVIPSTPDIARVVFQNGALSPTICWNGSEDILKPILRFREAHDRQDWDQGSVKELQAGCILMQEALEPLSPYQFELRVCVTSTNCSMWSHPFNITSPGIAPSHKLDVWRVIHRTSTHGPLNVTVLWKRYKPEYYSGDLLYYKLSYKEEGKIHELNCPAHVTHQTLQLNAAEVNISAVTAAGSSSPAPVSLIYTGKPAPMITNLVPAAGGSVLLAWDVSHYSEEVEGILGFVVQWQQSTMHLEWKRLGKDYNFTFLQGMRAGVLYNISLYTEEASGVSDPAFVQVYAKEEKPLAGPDIISLNNTGKKQILIQWDELNQXKQRGFITNYTIYFQRHRDKRLLQNQTVPNAFPRRLTLELHGQQECVDILVSAWNSAGEGPKGKHVTCCCHSELSYITGSDTTTGGMIAGICLAAAVPMVILANLMYLKCVRQRMMKMCMSIGVSWIFENLPKFDNSNAIKLLKDDSHGPWEALPGDNDPPLTPIEEVSLSLERQDSYPTVLHVTETPTTDLFCIDSPYKPQLLTASQRNEDFSETTDEELKEEDQFPFLASPSHHDFSWDLTSIPVIHGRLNSFLAMDGALGSLGILEDLLAPPQTASNKDGGXEENGRIVETRDIDQSTFSQTVLPNDLXSCLRGPVFNSSPYSPQGLCRSFSVPEEG from the exons ATGGATTTTTTCATCAGAGTCTGGCAGGTGGTCTTTCTTCTCCTTTTCAGCGTCAAATTCTGCG ACTGCTACAGAGTCAGTTGTGTTGGAAAGCTGATAGTAGATTCAGATGTCATCCACCTGGGCTCCAACTTGACTGTAGGCTGCCAATCAAACACTGAGCACTGTGGCAGACACTTCGCCATAGTCTTCAATGGAGAGACCATTTTCGAAACAATTAATTGCTCTGTAATAAGAACACAGATAGTCATCAATGAGCCAAGTTTTTGGCTGCTCTGCAAGGTGAAGGAGGGAGACACATGGCACACTGTTTGCGGCCAAGATTTCAAGGCTGGCT ACCCCCCAGGTAAACCAAAATTCAGCTGCGTCGCATACCAAAATTCGGAGTATGTTAACTGCTCTCTAGCAGTCACAACTGAGacgtatttatttacaaatttcaTAGTGACATTTTA CAACAGCACATCCCAGTTCCTCCAGTATGCGATGAACAAAGACGGCCATGTCTCTATTCCACGATCGCTGTTTGTTGAGAACATGACATATAAAGTCCATGTAAGAGGTCACAATGCATTAGGAGAGTCACACTCTACTTTCAACTTCTCGATCTGGGACATTG taaTTCCAAGCACTCCAGATATAGCACGAGTTGTGTTTCAAAATGGCGCTCTTTCTCCTACAATATGCTGGAATGGctcagaagatattttgaaaccAATTTTGAGGTTCAGAGAAGCACATGATAGACAAGACTGG GACCAGGGAAGTGTGAAGGAGCTCCAAGCTGGATGTATTTTGATGCAGGAAGCCTTAGAACCGTTGTCGCCCTATCAGTTTGAGCTGAGAGTGTGTGTTACTTCAACAAACTGCAGCATGTGGAGTCATCCCTTCAATATAACCAGCCCAGGAATTG CACCCTCACACAAACTTGATGTATGGAGAGTCATCCACAGGACCAGTACTCATGGACCTCTGAATGTCACAGTGTTGTGGAAG CGCTATAAACCAGAATATTACAGTGGAGATTTGTTATATTACAAGTTATCTTATAAAGAAGAAGGCAAGATCCATGAACTGAATTGCCCAGCTCACGTCACTCATCAAACTCTTCAGCTGAACGCAGCAGAAGTTAACATCAGTGCTGTGACAGCAGCAGGTTCCTCCTCACCTGCCCCTGTCAGCTTGATATATACAG GTAAACCAGCCCCCATGATAACAAATTTAGTTCCAGCAGCAGGGGGCAGTGTGCTTCTAGCATGGGACGTTTCTCATTACAGTGAGGAGGTGGAGGGCATTCTGGGATTTGTTGTGCAGTGGCAACAGAGTACAATGCACTTAGAATGGAAGAGATTAGGAAAAGACTATAATTTTACATTCCTACAGG GTATGCGAGCTGGTGTCCTGTATAACATTTCTTTATATACTGAAGAAGCCAGTGGAGTTTCAGACCCTGCATTTGTTCAGGTTTACGCAAAGGAAGAGA AGCCTCTAGCTGGTCCAGATATAATATCACTTAACAATACAGGGaaaaaacagattttgattCAATGGGATGAGCTTAACC GAAAACAAAGGGGATTTATCACAAACTACACCATTTACTTCCAGAGACATAGAGACAAGAGACTTCTTCAGAACC AAACTGTGCCTAATGCATTTCCTAGACGTTTGACTTTGGAGTTGCATGGCCAACAGGAGTGTGTCGATATCCTGGTCTCTGCATGGAATTCTGCGGGTGAAGGGCCCAAAGGAAAACATGTCACTTGCTGTTGTCACAGCGAACTGTCATACATAACTGGTTCAGACACGACAACAG GCGGAATGATAGCTGGAATTTGTTTGGCTGCTGCTGTTCCTATGGTGATCCTGGCCAACCTAATGTACCTGAAATGTGTGCGGCAAAG AATGATGAAAATGTGCATGTCCATTGGAGTCTCttggatttttgaaaatctacCAAAATTTGATAACAGCAATGCTATAAAACTACTAAAG GATGATAGCCATGGCCCTTGGGAAGCTCTTCCTGGAGACAACGATCCTCCTTTAACTCCCATTGAGGAAGTCAGTCTGTCTTTGGAGAGACAAGACTCGTATCCAACTGTGCTTCATGTCACAGAAACACCCACAACGGATCTGTTTTGTATTGATTCTCCTTATAAACCTCAGTTATTGACAGCTTCACAGAGAAATGAAGACTTCTCTGAGACTACAGATGAGGAGCTAAAGGAGGAAGACCAGTTCCCTTTCTTGGCCTCTCCATCACATCATGACTTCAGTTGGGATTTAACCTCTATTCCCGTGATACATGGACGTCTTAATAGCTTTTTAGCTATGGATGGAGCACTGGGATCTTTGGGCATTCTTGAAGATCTCCTCGCTCCCCCTCAGACAGCCTCCAATAAGGACGGAGG GGAAGAGAATGGGAGGATTGTGGAAACAAGAGATATAGACCAGAGCACTTTTAGTCAAACTGTACTACCCAATGACCTGTAGAGCTGCCTCAGAGGGCCTGTCTTTAATTCCAGCCCATACTCCCCACAAGGCCTTTGCCGTAGTTTTTCAGTTCCAGAAGAGGGTTAG